In a single window of the Nicotiana tomentosiformis chromosome 8, ASM39032v3, whole genome shotgun sequence genome:
- the LOC138898204 gene encoding uncharacterized protein: MDVPKKERSLALKITEGSSLKDDEMAMITKDFKKYFRKGKGPSRSGSYSKSKVPEKQTSDGCYKCGKTDHHIKNCHQWEIEWKKEIIERTNRKKEQVQPKKSKGSTKAMVAAWGESSYESSDDYDGDEQALMAIG, translated from the coding sequence atggatgtacctaagaaggaaaggagTCTGGCACTcaaaatcactgaaggttctagtctaaaagatgatgaaatggctatgatcaccaaggacttcaagaagtacttTAGGAAAGGAAAAggtccttcaagaagtggaagctatagTAAGTCAAAAGTTCCTGAGAAGCAAACCAGTGatggatgctacaagtgtggaaagactgatcaccaTATCAAGAACTGTCatcaatgggaaattgaatggaagaaggaaataaTTGAACGAACgaacaggaagaaggaacaagttcaacccaagaaaagcaaaggatcaaccaaggctatggtcgctgcttggggagaaagctcataTGAAAGCTCAGATGATTATGATggggatgaacaagcacttatggccattggataa